In Bradyrhizobium sp. 195, the sequence GAGGAGCTCATCCGAAGGCGAGCGGTAGTGCCATTCGAGCTTGTTCTCCATGAAGCTCACGCCCTTGCCCTTCATGGTGTGCGCGATCACGACGGTCGGCCGGCCCGATGCCGCCGGCACGCCGCCCAGCACATGTTCCAGCGCAGTGAGATCGTGGCCGTCGATCTCCTCGACCTGCCAGCCGAACGCCTTCCATTTCTCGGCAAACGGATCGAGGTTCAACACCTCGGCGACCGAGCCAAAACTCTGGATCTTGTTGAAGTCGACGATGACGCAGAGATTGTCGAGCCTGTGATGGGGCGCGAACAGGATGCCCTCCCAGTTCGAGCCCTCGTCGCATTCGCCGTCGCTGAGCAGGCAGAACACGCGGCTGCCCGCACTCGCCGTTCGTGCGGCCAGCGCCATGCCGATTGCAATCGGCAGGCCATGGCCGAGCGAGCCCGTGGAGACCTCGACGCCGGGCACGGCATGGCTGACGTGTCCGGTGAAGATCGATCCGTCGCGACAATAGGTGTCGAGCTCTGCCGGGGAAAAGAAACCGCTTTCGGCGAGGGCGGCGTACATGATTGCCGTGGCGTGGCCCTTGCTGAGCACGAAGCGATCGCGGCCCGCTGCTTGCGGCTCGGCCGGATCGATGCGCAGGATCCGCGTATAGAGCACCGCCAGGATGTCCGCCATCGAGAGGCAGCCGCCGATATGCGAAGCCTTCGCGGCATGCACCATACGCAACGCGTGCGCACGAATGCGTCGTGCGAATTCTTTCGGCTCAGGAAGATTTGGTCGCGTCATGCCAGTCTACCGTCTCGCGCAATCCCTCATCCAACGGCACGTCGGGCTTCCAGCCCAAGGCGAGCATGCGCGAAACGTCCGCAGCCAGGACCATAACCTGATCGGGCCGATACGCCAACTCGCCGAAGCCGAGAGCAGCGCCCGGGTCAACCAGATCGCGCAGCCGCGTCACCGTCTCGCGCAGCGGCGGTGCGTCCGCACTGCCGACATTGAAGATGCCGCTCGCCGCCTCATGCGTGATCGCCAGACGGAAAGCGCTGGCAGCGTCGCGCGCGTGCAGAAATCCCCAGCGCTGCTCGCAGGCCGTCAGCGCCATGGGATGCCCGGAGCGCAGGTTCCGAATCATGCTCGGGATCAGCCAGTGATCGGCATCTTTCGGTCCGTAGGTCGAGAAGATCCGGAGCCACGCCGCACGCAGCCCGCGCTCCTCGCACAGGCGCGTCGCCATCGATCCCGCCGCGAGCTTGGCCATGCCGTACAACGTCGTCGGCCGTGGCACGTCGTCCTCCCGGATCGCGCGATCATAGGGTCCGTACTCCGCCTGCGACCCGGCTCCGACGAAGATCCTGGCGCCGGCCTGGGCTGCAAGTTCGACGAGGCCCACGGTGTCGGCCACGTTGACGGCCTGAACCGGGCTGTTGCGATCGCTCCCTGCGACGCCGCGCCAGGCCATGTGCACGACCGCCTCCGGCGCGAACGCCCCCAGTGCTGCGCGCAGCCCGTCCGGGTGCTCCAGGCTGCCCGGGATCACGTGCAGCCGGTCACGAAGCGGCCCGAGGCGCCAATAGGAACTTGCGGGCCGCAACAGCACGGCCACCTCGTGCCCCCGCGCCATGAGGTCCGCAACGAGATAGGAGCCCAGGAAACCGCTCGCACCGGTGGCAAAAATACGCATAAACCCCCGGTAGATCAGCTACCCCGGGCCCGTCAATGTCCCGCTTCGGCAACTCCCCCCTGCCCGGCCCCCCTCCCGGCACGGCTGCAGGCCGATCCGAACTTGATTATCCGGCCGATGCGGCTAAACGGGGGGCCGGATCGAGGTTCGACGACGCAGGGGTAGACGCATGAATGACTTCAGGCTGGCCATGGTTTCCGCGGGCTTCGAGCACGGCGGGAACGTCACCCATCGTCATTTCGACGGCCATCCCGACCTGCTCGTCTATCCCTTCGAGTCGCAGCTCGGAAACCGCAACTTCAACGACTTCCTGGCCTCGGTCGAGCGCGTCCAGTACCGCTATCCCGAATTCCCGGAAGGGCTGACGGCCATCGAACTCTACGAGCAGATGATCGACGAGGAACTGAAGACCTTCCTGCGCAAGCGCAACGGCTCCAAGTTCCGCGATGCCGATTGCGTGTTGGACGAAAAGAAGCGCGTCGCCGAATTCGTCCGGCTGTGCGGCGAGGCGCCGATCCCGCGCCGCAAGGTGATCGAAGCCTTCTTCCGTTCGACTTTCACGGCCTGGGAGAACTATTACACCAAGCCGCGGCCGGACATGGTCCATGTCGGCTACTCCCCCGCCATCGGGATCGATGCCGATCGCATGGTGCGCGACTTTCCCAACATCCGCATCCTGCACATCGTACGCAATCCATTCTCGGCCTACCGAGACACCAAGCGCCGCCCGTTCCCGCAGCCGCTGACCAAATACCTGATCACCTGGAACATCTATCACTCGACGGTCGAGATGTTTGCCAGGATGTACCCGGAGAACGTGCGCATCTTCCGTTACGAGGACCTCGTGGACGACAAGCGCAAGTTCATGACCGAGGCGGCCGGATTCATCGGTGTGCCCTTCGCGGACAGCATGCTCTATCCGAGTTGGAACGGCGTCGAGATCAAGGACTCCATCGCGCCCTGGGGAACCGTGCTCAAGAGCACCAGGGATTACAACCAGGCCGTGATCCAGGAACTCTCGGACGAGGAGCGCAGGCAGATCGCGCAGGGCACCGCAGCCCTCGCCCGTCATTTCGGCTACGACCGAATCGACTATCTGAGCCCGCTCTATCGTGCTGAGTAAGATCGCGTTCTTCGAAACCGACGACCGCCCCGACATCGCTGCCGATCGCGCGCGCCTCCTGCCCGCGCTGCGTCAGCATCTGCAATCCTTCGGCCGCAGCGCCACCGTCGTGCCGGCGCCTGGCGGCACGCTCGGCGCCTGCTACGATGCGGATATCTCCGGCGAAAAGCGCTTTCTGAAGACGCATCTACCGGGCACGAGCGCGCGCGCCAGCCTCGCCAAGGAAGCCGACATCCTCGAGCAGCTCTACGGCAAGATGATCGTGCTCGACCGTTTCGAGATCCCGCTCGCGGATGGAACGGTGCGGCTCTGCCTCACGATGCCCGCGCTCACGCCGCTGGCCGGCCCGATGGAGCCCGCTGATGCCGCTGCGATGGCAGACGCATGCAGTGAGCGGCTCAAGGACTGGCGGCCGGATGGGCTTGCCTCGTTCGAACACTATCTGGCTTCCGCCGCAGTGGCTCTGAAGACCCTTGCGAGCCGTGGTCTGCTGGAGCAGGCCACCGCGGCCGAAGTGCGCAGGCTGATCACGCTGCTCGGTGATCGTCGCGCGGATCTGCCCGAGGCGCTCTGTCATGGCGATTTCGGACCGAAGAACATCATGCTCCAGGGAGCCGCACCGCGCGTCATCGACTGGGAAGACGCATTCCGCGGCATCGCCGGCTACGACTACCTCTATTGGCTGACCTTCATGGAGAATCGGCCGTCCCTGCAAAGGGCCGCCTTCGGCCGAACCGGCCTATCGCCCAAGGTCGAGCGCGCCATCCTCGTGCTCGTCGTCCTGCTCAAATCCTATCTGGCCGTCTTGTCGGGCGAGCACCTGAAGCACGCGCTGTCGGCAGAGGACCGCATCGCCGAGATCCTCGATCTACCGGGCTGATCAAGCCTGCACAGCGCCAGCAACCTGATCGAGCTGATCGAGCGAGAACCTGCGCAGGTCACGGCCCTCGCGCAGCGCCTTGTACCACTCGACGGTCAGCCGTAGGCCCTGGGCCAGATCGAGCCGCGGCGTCCAGCCGAGTTCGCTCCGCGCCTTTGCGCAGTCGAGCCGGAGATAGGCGGCTTCGTGCGGATGTGGGCCGGCGTCTGCCGTCCACCGTGCGCCGTCGCCCCACAGCGCGATCAGGCGATCGACCACGGTCCCGACCGGCACCTCACTTGCGGTGTCTGGTCCGAAATTCCAGCCGCCGACGAAACTTTCATCGCTCGCCAATCGCTCGACCAGCGACAGATAGCCGAGCACCGGGTCGAGCGCGTGCTGCCAGGGCCGCACCGAATTGGGATTGCGGATGCGGAGCGCCTCGCCCGCCAGGAAGGCCTGCATCGCATCGGGCACCAAGCGGTCGCGCGCCCAGTCGCCGCCTCCGAACACGTTGCCGGCACGCGCGGTCGCAACGCGCGCCGCGCCGCTCGTGTTGAAGAAGCTGTGGCGGTAGGAATGCGTCACGAGCTCGGCGCAGGCCTTGCTGTTGCTGTAGGGATCGTCACCGCCGAGCCGGTCGCCCTCGCCGAAGGCGGCGCCCGTACCCTTGTTCTCGTAGCACTTGTCGCTGGTGACGTTCAGGATCACCTGCACCGAGCGCAGATGCCGTGCCGCCTCCAGCACATGCACCGTGCCCATCACGTTGGTCGCGAAGGTCTCGACCGGCTCTTCATAGGAGGGGCGAACCAGCGCTTGCGCCGCCATATGGATGACGATGTCGGGCTCGGCCTCCGCCATCGCGGCGCGCAAGGTTGGGAGATCGCGGATATCGGCCACGCGGTGCCTGATGTCGTCGGCGATGCGCGCCGTGACGAACAGCGCGGATGGGTGTGTCGGCGGCAGCGCATAGCCGTAGACGTCAGCCCCGAGACGGCGCAGCAGCAGCGAGGCCCACGCCCCCTTGAAGCCGGTGTGGCCCGTGAGAAAGACCTTCTTGCCGCGCCAGAATGCCGGATCCGTCACCAGACCCTCCATTTGGCGCGGTTGCTGGCCCACTCGCCCTCAAGGAAGTTGCGATCGCGTAGCGAGTCCATCGGGTGCCAGAAGCCGTGATGCACATAGGCGCGCAGATCGTCACCGCGCACCAATTGCTCCATCGGCTCGCGCTCCCAGATCGTGTTGTCGTCTGCGATCAGCTCGCCGACCGAAGGCGACAACAGAAAGAAACCGCCATTGATCCAGCCGCCGTCGTCATTGGGCTTTTCCTCAAAATTGACGACGCGGTCACCCTCGATCGCGATGGCGCCGAAGCGCTTGGCCGGCCGCACCACCGAAACGGTGGCGCGGCGCCCATGCGCCTTGTGGAAAGCGATCTCGGCGGCAAGATCGATGTCAGCGACACCGTCGCCATAGGTCAATGCGAAGAAGGGCTCGTCCGCGACGTAGGGCAGCACCCGCTTCAGCCGGCCGCCGGTCTGGGTGTCCTCGCCGGTGTCAACCAGCGTCACCCGCCACGGCTCGGCGGTTTCGCGATGCACTTCCATCCGGTTCTCGGCGATGTGGAAGGTCACGTCGGACATGTGCAGGAAGTAGTTCGCGAAATACTCCTTGATCATGAAGCCCTTGTAGCCAAGGCAGATCACGAAATCATGGAAGCCGTAGTGGCTGTAGATCTTCATGATGTGCCACAGGATGGGCCGCCCACCGATCTCCACCATCGGCTTCGGTCGCGTGCTGGTCTCCTCCGCGATTCGCGTGCCGAGGCCTCCCGCAAGAATTACGACTTTCATTCACCTGCTCCGAACGGGAGGCACGCTCCCCGCGTATTCCAGACGGCTTCTATACGAAGTGGCGGGACCTGGAAAATCATCGGTCCTCAAGCAACTCCCAGAGATCAATAGGTATTTAATTACCTTTATGCAAAGCTATTGGCGTTTTCGCCCGTAGCCGATACCACTCTGCCCGCCGCAGCGGGACGAGACCGTCCCGAGACCCAGCTGGAACCGATCATGCCGTTTGAAAACTACAGGAACAGCCGCATTCTCGTGACCGGAGGCGCCGGGTTCATCGGATCGCATCTCTGCGAGCGACTGCTCGATGCCGGGGCCGAGGTGGTGTCCGCGGACAATTATTTCACCGGCAGCCGGCGCAACATATCCCATCTGATCGCAAATCCGCTGTTCGAGGCGGTCCGGCACGACGTCACCTTCCCGCTCTACATCGAGGTCGACGCGATCTTCAACCTGGCCTGCCCGGCCTCGCCGATCCACTACCAGCGGGACCCCGTGCAGACCACCAAGACCTCGGTGCACGGCGCCATCAACATGCTGGGGCTCGCCAAGCGGCTCAAGGCGCGCATCTTCCAGGCCTCGACCAGCGAGGTCTATGGCGATCCGCTGATCCATCCGCAAACCGAGGATTACTGGGGCAACGTCAACCCGATCGGCGTCCGCTCCTGCTACGACGAGGGCAAGCGTTGCGCCGAGACGCTGTTCTTCGACTATTGGCGTCAGCACGGCCTGCCGATCAAGGTCGCACGCATCTTCAACACCTACGGCCCGCGCATGCAGCCAAATGACGGTCGCGTGGTGTCGTCCTTCATCGTCCAGGCGCTCAAGGGCGATCCGATCACCGTGTTCGGCGACGGGGGCCAGACCCGCTCGTTCTGCTATGTCGACGACCTCGTCGAGGCCATCATGCGGTTGATGGTGACTGCGGAAGATATCACCGGCCCGATCAACCTCGGCAACAATTCCGAGTTCACGATCCGCGAACTCGCCGAGAAGGTCATCAAGCTCACGGGCTCGCGCTCCAAGCTGGAGTTCAAGCCGCTGCCGCAGGACGACCCGCGCCAGCGCCAGCCCGACCTCGCCAAGGCGAAGGCGGTGCTGAACTGGGAGCCGAAGGTCGCGCTCGAGGACGGGCTGAAGGAGACCATCGCCTACTTCAAGCATTCGCTCGACATCGCCTGATCTGCTCGCAACTCCAGTCGTTCGCAGCGAGCTACGGCAATGAGCGCACCGCCAGGCATCATCAGCGATTTGCGCGCCGGCCTGGACTCGAAATCCGCGCTGACGAAACTGGTGTTGCTGCACAGCGCCGTCACCTGCCTGTCACTGATCGAGGTCGCGACCTTCCAGCTCTCCATCGACTTCGACCCGAGACGCCTCTGGATCGCGGTCATCGTCGCGGCCGGCTTTTCCGTCGTCTCGCTGCTGTTCGCCTCCGCCCGCTTCAGCTTCGGCTATTTCGTCGGATTCTACTCCTACACGATGATCCTGGGCTTCCTGTGGATCGACGTCTTCTCCGACTACAATTACCCGCGATTGCTTGCAGGAGTTTCGGCGGCATTGGCGCTGCTGCTCTTCCTGATGCCCACCCTGTTCATCCGGGCGCCGCTGCGGCAATTCGTGACCCTGTCCAACGCCCGTTTCGAGCACCTGCTTACGCTCGTTCTGGCGGTCTCTATCGCCACCATCGCGGTGGCTTCGACCTACAATTTCCGTCTGGTCTCGGTCGCGCGCATTTACGACTTCCGCGACACCCTCGAATTTCCGGGAGCGCTGCGATATCTGATAGGATGGGTCTCCAGCACGCTGCTGCCGTTCGCCTTCGCCTGCTACTGGCTGCTCGGCCATCGCGTCCGCGCCGTCCTCGTCCTGGTCCTTCTATTGTTGTTCTATCCCGTCACGCTGACGAAGTTCGCGTTATTCACGCCGGCCTGGTTGATCGCGCTGGTCGTGCTGTCACGGTTTCTGGAGGCGAGAACATCGGTCATCGCATCGATTTTCGTCCCGATGCTGATCGGGCTACTCGTGATCTGGCTGACAGAGGCTAGCCTGAGGAGCATTCCCGGCAGATATTTCGACATCGTCAACATCCGGATGATGGCGACGGCATCGGGCGCTCTCGACCTGTACAACCATTTCTTTGCGAGCCACCCGCTGACCTGGTTCTGCCAGATCTCCGTGCTCAAGCCGCTGGTGTATTGTCCTTACGAGGAGCCGCTCGCGGTGGTGATGCAGAACACCTACGATTTCGGCAATTTGAACGCGTCGCTGTTTGCGACGGAAGGAATCGCGTCCGTCGGCCCCTGGCTGGCACCGCTGACCGCGCTCGCGGCAGGCCTCGTTCTGGCGCTCGGTAATCGCGCCTCCGCAGGCCTCTCGCCTCGCTTTGTCCTGATGTCATCAGGCGTGCTGCCGCACGTCCTGCTCAACGTGCCGCTCACCGTCGCCATGGTTACCCACGGCACCGCCATCCTGTTCCTGCTCTGGTACGTGATGCCCCGCAACGTGTTCGAAGAGAAGCCGTGACGCCGTGCGCATCCTGATCCTCAACGCCGACTATCCGCGCTTCCTGGCCTGGCTCTACCGGCGCAGACCCGGCCTCGAGAACGAACGTTACGCGGCGCAGATGGCGGCGCGGAACGCCAGCCTGTTCGGCGTTGCCGATTTCTATTCGCGCAATTTCGCCGGCCTCGGCCACGTCGCTGCCGACATCCATGTCAACAATCCCTGGATGCGGGCAGCCTGGGCGCGCGAGCACGGCCTTGCCGTCACCGAGCCGCCGCCACCCGGCGCCTCGGCCGCCCTCAATGCCATTCCCGGCTGGCTGCAACGCGCAGTCGCCCCCTTCAAGCCGGTGCTGCGACCGCTCGCGCGCAAGGTCGGCCTCAGCCCGCGGCTCGACGCGGAAGCAGAAAAAATCCTGCTGGAGCAGATCGAGGACTTCAAGCCGGATCTCGTCCTCAACCAGGATCTATTCCACGTCGACACGCGCCTGGCGCGCAGGATCAAGCAGATCGGCCGGCCGATCCTGGTCGGCCAGATCGGCATTGCGCCCTCGCGCGGCGAGGACTGGTCGGTCTACGACCTCATGATCTCGCAGATGGCGGCGGTGGTGGACTTCTTCCGTGCCCACGGAGCGCGCGCGGAAGTCGTCCATCTCGCCTTCGAACCAGCTATCCTCGACGTCCTGCCTCCGTTTCCCCAGCAAGAATTCGACGTCACCTTCGTCGGTGCCGTATCGGCGGATCACCAGCTTCGTGTCGCGCAGCTCGAAGCGGTGGCACGGCGCTACGATCTCAAACTGTTCGGCAGCGGCTTGCACTCCCTTCCCGCCTCCTCGCCGCTGCACCGCTGCTACCAGGGCGAGGTGTGGGGCGTGGAGATGTACCAGGCACTTCGCGCCTCGCGCGTCACGCTCAATTCGCATATCGACATGGCCGGCCGTGAGGCTGGCAATGCCCGTCTGTTCGAAGCGACCGGCGTCGGCGCGTTCCTGCTCACCGACTTCAAGGACAATCTCCACAAATTGTTCGCTCCCGAGCGCGAGATCGTCGCGTGGCGCAGCGTCGAGGACTGTCTCGCGTTGATCGATCGGTATCTCGCCGACGATATGGCGCGCCGGTCCATTGCCAAGGCGGGACAGGCCAGGACGTTTGCCGCCCATACCTTCCAACGGCGTGTCGAAGAAATACTCGCTCACCTCGCCTGAATCTGCACCGGCAGGCGGAGCAATCGCCATGATCGTCCGCCCTTGACGGTCCCGGCCAAAATGGCCAAAGTGCGCGGCGAGGCAGCTATCTCACTCTAATCACAGCGGTTTTTTGAGGCTCACGATGGAACACGTCGAACAAGTTCGATTCGGCGATCAGCTTTATGCGATCATCGTGCGGGCCTCGTTCCGCGAGCCGGGCATCCACTTCTTTTCGACGCCGGAGCTGTCCCAGCAGCTCGCCTTCATGAGTCATCCGCAAGGCAAGACCATCGAGCCTCATCGCCACAACAAGGTGACGCGCGAGGTGCACTACACTCAGGAGGTCCTCCTGATCCAGAAGGGCAAACTCCAGGTCGACTTCTACACGGTCGAGGAAACTTATCTCGAAAGCCGCGTGCTCTGTGCCGGCGACATCATCCTGTTGTGCAGCGGCGCCCACGGCTTCCACGTGCTCGAGCCGCTCGAGATGTTCGAGATCAAGCAAGGTCCCTATTCCGGCGAGAACGACAAGACCCGCTTTGCCGAGGCCTCCCCGTCCGAAATCCGGATCAAGGGGCCAAACCTGTGACCGCACCGTTCATTCCGGTCAACACGCCGCTGCTCGACGGCAACGAAGCCGACTATCTCGCCGAATGCATCCGGACAGGATGGATCTCCTCGGAGGGCCCGTTCATCAAGCGCTTCGAGCAGGCGATGGCCGAGGCCGCCGGACGACGACACGGCATCGCCGTAACCAACGGCTCGGTCGCGCTCGACATCGCCGTCCATGCCCTTGGGCTCGATGAGGGGTCCGAAGTCATCATCCCGACCTTCACCATCATCAGTTGCGCGGCCGCGGTGCTGCGCGCGGGTCTCGTGCCCGTCGGGGTCGACTGTGATGCCGCGACCTGGAACATGACGGCCGAGGGCGTGGAAGCCGCGATCACGCCGCGCACGCGCGCGATCATGGTGGTCCACATCTACGGTCTGCCGGTCGACCTCGATCCGATCCTGGCGCTGGCCCGCAAGCACAATCTGAAAGTGATCGAGGACGCCGCCGAGATGCACGGCCAGACCTATCGCGGCGCGCCTTGCGGAAGCTTCGGCGATGTCTCGACCTTCAGCTTCTATCCGAACAAGCACGTCACGACCGGTGAGGGCGGCATGATCCTCACCGATGACGACACGCTCGCCGATCGGCTGCAGGGCCTGCGCAATCTATGCTTCCAGCCGCAGCAGCGCTTCGTCCACGAGGAACTCGGCTGGAACGCGCGCATGACCAACCTCCAGGCTGCACTTGGCGTCGCCCAGGTCGAGCGCCTATCGCGAACGGTCGAGATCAAGCGCCGGATCGGCCGGCTTTACGATGAACATCTCGCAGGCCTCAACCGCATCCGTCGCCCCGTCGCCCGCACCGGCTATGCCGACAACATCTACTGGGTCTACGGCATCGTGCTGAACGACGACGTCCCGTTCGACGCCAAGG encodes:
- a CDS encoding transketolase is translated as MVHAAKASHIGGCLSMADILAVLYTRILRIDPAEPQAAGRDRFVLSKGHATAIMYAALAESGFFSPAELDTYCRDGSIFTGHVSHAVPGVEVSTGSLGHGLPIAIGMALAARTASAGSRVFCLLSDGECDEGSNWEGILFAPHHRLDNLCVIVDFNKIQSFGSVAEVLNLDPFAEKWKAFGWQVEEIDGHDLTALEHVLGGVPAASGRPTVVIAHTMKGKGVSFMENKLEWHYRSPSDELLAQALAEVGA
- a CDS encoding NAD-dependent epimerase/dehydratase family protein, which encodes MRIFATGASGFLGSYLVADLMARGHEVAVLLRPASSYWRLGPLRDRLHVIPGSLEHPDGLRAALGAFAPEAVVHMAWRGVAGSDRNSPVQAVNVADTVGLVELAAQAGARIFVGAGSQAEYGPYDRAIREDDVPRPTTLYGMAKLAAGSMATRLCEERGLRAAWLRIFSTYGPKDADHWLIPSMIRNLRSGHPMALTACEQRWGFLHARDAASAFRLAITHEAASGIFNVGSADAPPLRETVTRLRDLVDPGAALGFGELAYRPDQVMVLAADVSRMLALGWKPDVPLDEGLRETVDWHDATKSS
- a CDS encoding sulfotransferase family protein yields the protein MNDFRLAMVSAGFEHGGNVTHRHFDGHPDLLVYPFESQLGNRNFNDFLASVERVQYRYPEFPEGLTAIELYEQMIDEELKTFLRKRNGSKFRDADCVLDEKKRVAEFVRLCGEAPIPRRKVIEAFFRSTFTAWENYYTKPRPDMVHVGYSPAIGIDADRMVRDFPNIRILHIVRNPFSAYRDTKRRPFPQPLTKYLITWNIYHSTVEMFARMYPENVRIFRYEDLVDDKRKFMTEAAGFIGVPFADSMLYPSWNGVEIKDSIAPWGTVLKSTRDYNQAVIQELSDEERRQIAQGTAALARHFGYDRIDYLSPLYRAE
- a CDS encoding phosphotransferase family protein: MLSKIAFFETDDRPDIAADRARLLPALRQHLQSFGRSATVVPAPGGTLGACYDADISGEKRFLKTHLPGTSARASLAKEADILEQLYGKMIVLDRFEIPLADGTVRLCLTMPALTPLAGPMEPADAAAMADACSERLKDWRPDGLASFEHYLASAAVALKTLASRGLLEQATAAEVRRLITLLGDRRADLPEALCHGDFGPKNIMLQGAAPRVIDWEDAFRGIAGYDYLYWLTFMENRPSLQRAAFGRTGLSPKVERAILVLVVLLKSYLAVLSGEHLKHALSAEDRIAEILDLPG
- the rfbG gene encoding CDP-glucose 4,6-dehydratase, producing the protein MTDPAFWRGKKVFLTGHTGFKGAWASLLLRRLGADVYGYALPPTHPSALFVTARIADDIRHRVADIRDLPTLRAAMAEAEPDIVIHMAAQALVRPSYEEPVETFATNVMGTVHVLEAARHLRSVQVILNVTSDKCYENKGTGAAFGEGDRLGGDDPYSNSKACAELVTHSYRHSFFNTSGAARVATARAGNVFGGGDWARDRLVPDAMQAFLAGEALRIRNPNSVRPWQHALDPVLGYLSLVERLASDESFVGGWNFGPDTASEVPVGTVVDRLIALWGDGARWTADAGPHPHEAAYLRLDCAKARSELGWTPRLDLAQGLRLTVEWYKALREGRDLRRFSLDQLDQVAGAVQA
- the rfbF gene encoding glucose-1-phosphate cytidylyltransferase — its product is MKVVILAGGLGTRIAEETSTRPKPMVEIGGRPILWHIMKIYSHYGFHDFVICLGYKGFMIKEYFANYFLHMSDVTFHIAENRMEVHRETAEPWRVTLVDTGEDTQTGGRLKRVLPYVADEPFFALTYGDGVADIDLAAEIAFHKAHGRRATVSVVRPAKRFGAIAIEGDRVVNFEEKPNDDGGWINGGFFLLSPSVGELIADDNTIWEREPMEQLVRGDDLRAYVHHGFWHPMDSLRDRNFLEGEWASNRAKWRVW
- a CDS encoding UDP-glucuronic acid decarboxylase family protein, with translation MPFENYRNSRILVTGGAGFIGSHLCERLLDAGAEVVSADNYFTGSRRNISHLIANPLFEAVRHDVTFPLYIEVDAIFNLACPASPIHYQRDPVQTTKTSVHGAINMLGLAKRLKARIFQASTSEVYGDPLIHPQTEDYWGNVNPIGVRSCYDEGKRCAETLFFDYWRQHGLPIKVARIFNTYGPRMQPNDGRVVSSFIVQALKGDPITVFGDGGQTRSFCYVDDLVEAIMRLMVTAEDITGPINLGNNSEFTIRELAEKVIKLTGSRSKLEFKPLPQDDPRQRQPDLAKAKAVLNWEPKVALEDGLKETIAYFKHSLDIA
- a CDS encoding CgeB family protein; translation: MRILILNADYPRFLAWLYRRRPGLENERYAAQMAARNASLFGVADFYSRNFAGLGHVAADIHVNNPWMRAAWAREHGLAVTEPPPPGASAALNAIPGWLQRAVAPFKPVLRPLARKVGLSPRLDAEAEKILLEQIEDFKPDLVLNQDLFHVDTRLARRIKQIGRPILVGQIGIAPSRGEDWSVYDLMISQMAAVVDFFRAHGARAEVVHLAFEPAILDVLPPFPQQEFDVTFVGAVSADHQLRVAQLEAVARRYDLKLFGSGLHSLPASSPLHRCYQGEVWGVEMYQALRASRVTLNSHIDMAGREAGNARLFEATGVGAFLLTDFKDNLHKLFAPEREIVAWRSVEDCLALIDRYLADDMARRSIAKAGQARTFAAHTFQRRVEEILAHLA
- a CDS encoding cupin domain-containing protein, translated to MEHVEQVRFGDQLYAIIVRASFREPGIHFFSTPELSQQLAFMSHPQGKTIEPHRHNKVTREVHYTQEVLLIQKGKLQVDFYTVEETYLESRVLCAGDIILLCSGAHGFHVLEPLEMFEIKQGPYSGENDKTRFAEASPSEIRIKGPNL
- a CDS encoding DegT/DnrJ/EryC1/StrS family aminotransferase, which produces MTAPFIPVNTPLLDGNEADYLAECIRTGWISSEGPFIKRFEQAMAEAAGRRHGIAVTNGSVALDIAVHALGLDEGSEVIIPTFTIISCAAAVLRAGLVPVGVDCDAATWNMTAEGVEAAITPRTRAIMVVHIYGLPVDLDPILALARKHNLKVIEDAAEMHGQTYRGAPCGSFGDVSTFSFYPNKHVTTGEGGMILTDDDTLADRLQGLRNLCFQPQQRFVHEELGWNARMTNLQAALGVAQVERLSRTVEIKRRIGRLYDEHLAGLNRIRRPVARTGYADNIYWVYGIVLNDDVPFDAKEAMRRLGEKGIGTRPFFWCMHEQPVLRRMGLMRDESHPNSEYIARRGFYLPSGLALTDDEIARSAEALKEILA